Sequence from the Thalassoglobus sp. JC818 genome:
CTCATGCTGCGATTGCCTACGGGACGATGCTGACGCTGATGAGCTTGGCGAAACAGTTCCCTGAATGGTCGGTTCCGTGGAGAGTGTTGCTGCAACCGGCGGAAGAGACGAATCGCGGAGCGATCGAATTGGTCGAAGCGGGAGCTGTGGATGGGATTCAGGCTTTGATGAGTCTGCACATGGACCCATCACGAGAGACCGGAACAATTGGAGTTCGTTCGGGCGCATTCACCGCGGATTGCCATGAGTTGGAAGTCCAAGTCCTCGGTCGCGGAGCGCATGCTGCTCGTCCGCATGAAGCCTGTGATCCCATCGCAGCAGCAGCCCAGTTGATCAGTTCGATTTTCCTGTTCATTCCGCGCGGAACAGATTCCCAAGATCCGGTCGTGGTCAGTTTCGGGCAAATCCAGGCGGGGCAAAACCCGAACGTCATTCCGGACAAGGTGATTGTTCGCGGAACGCTGCGGACGCTCGATTTACGGATTAGTGAGAATACGATTCGGCATCTCGAGCGGTTGGCGCGCGGAGTCGCAGAAGCGAGCGGGACGACGATCACTGTGACCCATCGTCACGGTCCTCCAGGTGTCGAAAATCATCCGGAGTTGACGGGGATTGTTCGAGAAGTTTCGAGCGAATTGCTCGGTCGGGAGAGCGTGCAGGAAATTTCTCGACCGAGTATGGGGGGAGAGGATTTCGCCAACTATTTGCAGAAAGTTCCGGGGGTGATGTTCCGGCTGGGATGTTCGAAAGACCCACAAAACGCCCCGCCGCTGCATTCTCCACTCTTCGATATCGACGAAGAGGCTCTCGTCGTTGGAACGAAGGTTCTGGCTGGGAGCGTCGTTGAATGGTATTTGCGGCATACCAATTGCGTCTAGACTGTTCCCGCGAGGTTGATTCCGCACCGTTGCAACTGGAGTGAATTCGAGCATGTCAAAAATTCCATTCTCCGAAAGCCCTGGGCCGTCGCTCGGAGTCGAAATCGAAATGGCTTTGGTGGATCGCGAGACGGGAAGTCTGCGGTCAGGGTGTCCGGCAATCCTCCAGGCGCTTTCGAGTGCTGACTGCGAAGCGGTCAAGCCGGAGTTGATGGAATGCTACATCGAAGTCAACACAGACGTTTGCACAACCGTCAATGAGGCAGGGAAACAGCTACGAAAACAATTGAAAGCGGTTCAGTCCGTCGCTGAGGAAAACGGGATCGACCTGCTTTTTTCCGCGACTCATCCGTTTTCTTCATGGCACGACCAGCAGGTCAGCGACAACGAACGATACAACCGGATCGTCAATCTCCTTCAGGATACAGCCCGTCAACTGGTGACTTTCGGTCTGCATGTGCATGTCGGTGTTGATTCAGGTGATAAGGCGGTGATGATTTGTGATCGCATCTTGCGGCACCTGCCGATTCTGCTCGCAGCAAGTTGCAATAGCCCGTATTGGGAAGGCCGACAAACGGGATTGTGTTCGTGGCGAACGAAAGTGATGGAAGGGCTTCCGACTGCCGGGCTGCCTCCGTTTATGCGAAACTGGAGCGAATACGCCTGGCTCGTGAACCATCTCATTCACACCGGGTTTATCGAATCGATCCGAGAAATCTGGTGGGACGTGCGACCGCATCACAACTTCGGCACGGTTGAAGTGCGGATCTGTGATATGCCCGGTCGCTTGGACGATGCTTTGGGGCTGGTGGCTTACATCCATTGCCTGATCAAGTCGCTCTCAGATGAAATCGACGAAGGACTTTACCAGCATGATTGCCATCCGATGCTGGTCAGGCAGAATAAATGGCGAGCAGCTAGATACGGATTGGACGCCGAGCTGGTCGATAGTCAAAGTCACCAACTTGTTCCGACGCGGGAGATCATCAAGTCGACCATCGAAAAGTTCCGGGAGATCTCTCAAGAACTCGGTTGCGAAGCTGAACTGCTGGAGTTTGGTGAATTTATTCAACAGCCGACCTGGGCCCAGCGGCAAATGGATCAATTGGAAAGATTCGGCTGTCAGAAGCAACTTGTCAGCTGGATGGTGGAGCAATCGCGAGTCGGTTGAGAGAGTCTTTTTAGGAATTTATCTGGCGGAATGAGCAACGCTTGACCGGTCAAGCAGTTGTCTAAAGTGTGTGGAAATTGATCGCTCTCTGTGGAAATCAAGGGTTAACCAAAAACACATTCTAATTTTCAGAATTTCCCCTTTTCCTGAAATTGCCTGATAGCTATGATCCTCCCAGCTGTTATGGAAAGTGATCGCTGAAGGTCTAGCCAATCCCAGCTTCCTGCAGGTTTCTTGCTGATGATTCACATCATGGAG
This genomic interval carries:
- a CDS encoding amidohydrolase; protein product: MNQLGKRPWLEEISRMVDQHAEHVREIRRFLHQHPEPSGEEFHTTAFFLEKLKELDVQAVVGPGNRGLIIDAPGQKPVIAIRGDIDGLRIQDQKTTSYCSQADGLMHACGHDAHAAIAYGTMLTLMSLAKQFPEWSVPWRVLLQPAEETNRGAIELVEAGAVDGIQALMSLHMDPSRETGTIGVRSGAFTADCHELEVQVLGRGAHAARPHEACDPIAAAAQLISSIFLFIPRGTDSQDPVVVSFGQIQAGQNPNVIPDKVIVRGTLRTLDLRISENTIRHLERLARGVAEASGTTITVTHRHGPPGVENHPELTGIVREVSSELLGRESVQEISRPSMGGEDFANYLQKVPGVMFRLGCSKDPQNAPPLHSPLFDIDEEALVVGTKVLAGSVVEWYLRHTNCV
- a CDS encoding YbdK family carboxylate-amine ligase, encoding MSKIPFSESPGPSLGVEIEMALVDRETGSLRSGCPAILQALSSADCEAVKPELMECYIEVNTDVCTTVNEAGKQLRKQLKAVQSVAEENGIDLLFSATHPFSSWHDQQVSDNERYNRIVNLLQDTARQLVTFGLHVHVGVDSGDKAVMICDRILRHLPILLAASCNSPYWEGRQTGLCSWRTKVMEGLPTAGLPPFMRNWSEYAWLVNHLIHTGFIESIREIWWDVRPHHNFGTVEVRICDMPGRLDDALGLVAYIHCLIKSLSDEIDEGLYQHDCHPMLVRQNKWRAARYGLDAELVDSQSHQLVPTREIIKSTIEKFREISQELGCEAELLEFGEFIQQPTWAQRQMDQLERFGCQKQLVSWMVEQSRVG